From Acidobacteriota bacterium:
TGTGCGAGCCCCATCACGTCGCGGCGCGATCGCGTTTCGCCACGCGCCAGCGTCACGGGCGTGCCGAACGTCACGAACGCGCGCGACTGGTATCCCACCGCCGTGCCGACCATCTCCGCGAGTTCGCGCGTGAACGGGCGCTGGCGGCCCTTGGTGAGCTGCGGCGCGAGGATCCGGTCTTCGAGCACCAGGTCGTACGCGATCGCCACCGGCACGATGCTGAGTACCGGCACTTCCGCCAGCACGACGGCGTTGAACAGGCCCGTCTTGGCGCTCTTCAACTCGCCGCTGTAGCTGCGCCCGCCCTCCGGATAGAAGAACAGGTCCTGTGTTTCGAGGAGTTCGGCGACGAAGGCCTTCAACGTCACCAGGTACGCGGCGTCGCGCGCGCCACGGCGGATCGGGATCGCGCCGGTGACGTGCTTGTGCAGCAGCCCGAGCGCACCGCCGAACAGGTTGATGCCCGCCGCGATGATCGGCGGCCGGATCTGATGGTCTTCGAGGATGAGCGGCTCGATGAGGTAGTCGAGGTGGCTCTTGTGGTTCGACACGTAGACGACGCGGCCCTTGTCGAGCGCGCCGTAGACGTTGGACAGGCCCTCCGGCTTGCGCTCGACCTTGCGCAGGATCGGATAGAGCGGGTGCTTGAGGGCGCGGTAGATCGAGTGCCGCTGCCTCGCGCGCAGCTCTTCCAGGTAGCCCTCGATGCGTGCCAGGGCCGCGGGATCGCCATCGGGCGGCTGATACAGCCGCCGCACGTCCTCACGCGCCAGTACGGCTTGCCGCAGATCGTCGCCAATCACGACACAGGAGTGTAGCAGGGGGAGGTACCGGCAACCGGCAACGGGTCACAAGGAGATATCAAGAGGTCCGCCGGGCGCGGGTGGGGCTGTCCGGGGACAGGACCCGCACCTTCAGGCGTTTCGTGTGCTCTGAATCTCGCGAATCACGGCGTCGGTGAACGCCGTCGTCGACGCGGTGCCGCCGAGGTCGCCTGTCAGCGTGGTGCCTGCGGCGAGAACGCGGCTCACGGCGCCGAAGATCACGTCGGCCGACGACCGCTCGCCGATGTGGCGCAACAACATCAGCCCCGACAGCAACAGCGCTGTCGGATTCGCCTTGTCCTGACCGGCGATGTCGGGTGCACTGCCGTGCACGGCTTCGAACACCGCGGCGTGCTTGCCGAGGTTCGCACCCGGCACCACACCCAGGCCGCCGACAAGGCCAGCCGCCAGGTCGGACACGATGTCGCCGTACAGATTCGGCAGCAGCAGGATGTCGAACTGTTCGGGCCGCATCACGAGCTGCATGCAGGCGTTGTCGACGATCTTCTCGTCGTACTGCACGCCCGGAAACTCCTTGGCCACCGCGCGTGCCGACCGCAGGAACAGGCCGTCGGCCTGCTTCATGATGTTGGCCTTGTGGATCGACGTCACCTTGCGGCGGCCGTTCTGCCCCGCGTACTCGAACGCGAACCGCGCGATGCGCTCGCTCGCCGTCGCGGTGATCACCTTCAACCCCGCCACCACGCCCGGCACGATCTCGTTCTCGAGGCCGGCGTACAGGTCTTCCGTGTTCTCGCGGACGATGACCATGTCCACACCCTGGAAGCGTGACGGGACGCCGGGGAGGTTGGTCACGGGCCTGAGGTTGGCGTAGAGATCGAGGGCCTTCCGCAGGCCGACGTTCACGCTCGTGAAGCCTTCGCCGACCGGCGTCGTCACGGGGCCCTTCAACGCGACCTTGTTGGCGATCACCGAGTCGAGGAGCGACTGCGGCAGCGTGCTGCCCGTTTGCGCCACGGCCGTCACACCGGCGTGGTGCTCCTCCCATTCGATGTCGACGCCTGCCGCCGCGATGATGCGCACGACAGCCGCGCTGACCTCTGGGCCGATACCGTCTCCGGGAATGAGCGTGACGCGATGAGCCATGCGGAGGTCATTATAGAACCGTGCCCGACGTGGACTGGCACCCGTGGCACACAGCCGCCTTCCTCGACGCACAGCGCCGCCGGAGGCCCGTCCTGCTGCTCCTCGAGACAGCCTGGTCGCCTGCCTGCGCTCGCGTCAGAGCCGATGTGCTGTCGCACCACGAGGTCGTGCAGGCGGTCGCCGACACCATGGTGGCCGTGCGCGTGGACGCCGATCGCCGGCCAGACATCGCCGACAGGTACGGCCTCGGCCACTGGCCGTCGCTCCTGATCCTCACGCCGGACGGCCACATCCTCACGGGAGGTACGCACCCCGACGCGTCGCTTGCCGCGCGCATCAGGGCCGTCGCCGACTCCTTCGCGCGCACGCCTCACGCACGCGAGACGGCACCGGCGCTCATCGACGAGATCCTGCCGATCGACGACGTGGCGTTGACTGCCCGCATCGCGGAGGCCGTGGCTGCCGGCGACGAGACGCGGACCGTCGAGCCGACACCTGGCAGTGCGCCGTTGGCAGGCGTCGCGCTCTTCGCGCTCGCGCGCGCGGCCGTCGCGCAGGACGATGCGTGGGCGCGTCGTTCAGCGGCGGCGATCGACGCGCTCGACGACGTGCGGTCGGGCCCGGAGGGTCGACCCTACCCGCACACGCGCGGTGTGCTCGCGTGCGTGCCCGCCGACGGCGACTGGCCGGCAGTTGCGCGACTGGAGGATCAGGCCGAGTGGACGCGCGTGCTTGCGCGCGCCGTGCGGATGCACCCCGTGCAGGAGTGGATCGATGGCCTGGAATCGCTCGTGCGAGGCCTTCGTGCCTTCCGCCGCGACGATGGGCACTGGCAGCCGTGGCTCGGTGCGAACGGTCCGGTGTTGGTCGACGCATCGGCGCGCGCCTGTCGTGCGCTCATCGCCGCCGGTGAAGTCCTCGAACGCCACGAGTTGGTTCGCGAGGCCATCGACTCGGTCGACGTGCTCGCCTCGGCCGCGTACGCGCGCGCGGCAGGCGTGGCGCACGTGCTCGAAGGCGGGCGGGCGCGCGGCCCGATGCTGCTGGATGATGCGATGCTGCTCGGGCATGCGCTGCTCGACGGCGACGCGTGGCGCGACAACGACGTGTATCGCGATCTCGCGGAGGAGATCGCACGCACGACGCTGGTGCGTCTGCAGGGGACGTCGGGCGCACTCGTGGACCGCGTGGCGGCGCTGGCGGGTGCCGGGCAGGTCGGCCGTCTCGCCGAGCCGCACCATCCACTGACGGGCAACGCCGAGGCCGCACGCCTCCTTCTGCGACTGTTCCCTGACGATGACCAGGCACGGGCGGATGCGCGTCGCCTCCTGCGTGGCGTGAGCGCCGACGCGGCGTTGGCGGGCGTGTTCGGCGCGCCTGTCGGGCTTGCGTGGGAAGCCCTGGCACCGGCCGGCGCCATCACTGCCGCGTGGTAGACTACGCGACCCGGAGGTCCTTGTGTCACCGTCAGTTGCACCCGCCACAGCCGCCCTGCACAACGTCGCCACT
This genomic window contains:
- a CDS encoding DUF255 domain-containing protein — encoded protein: MPDVDWHPWHTAAFLDAQRRRRPVLLLLETAWSPACARVRADVLSHHEVVQAVADTMVAVRVDADRRPDIADRYGLGHWPSLLILTPDGHILTGGTHPDASLAARIRAVADSFARTPHARETAPALIDEILPIDDVALTARIAEAVAAGDETRTVEPTPGSAPLAGVALFALARAAVAQDDAWARRSAAAIDALDDVRSGPEGRPYPHTRGVLACVPADGDWPAVARLEDQAEWTRVLARAVRMHPVQEWIDGLESLVRGLRAFRRDDGHWQPWLGANGPVLVDASARACRALIAAGEVLERHELVREAIDSVDVLASAAYARAAGVAHVLEGGRARGPMLLDDAMLLGHALLDGDAWRDNDVYRDLAEEIARTTLVRLQGTSGALVDRVAALAGAGQVGRLAEPHHPLTGNAEAARLLLRLFPDDDQARADARRLLRGVSADAALAGVFGAPVGLAWEALAPAGAITAAW
- a CDS encoding 1-acyl-sn-glycerol-3-phosphate acyltransferase produces the protein MIGDDLRQAVLAREDVRRLYQPPDGDPAALARIEGYLEELRARQRHSIYRALKHPLYPILRKVERKPEGLSNVYGALDKGRVVYVSNHKSHLDYLIEPLILEDHQIRPPIIAAGINLFGGALGLLHKHVTGAIPIRRGARDAAYLVTLKAFVAELLETQDLFFYPEGGRSYSGELKSAKTGLFNAVVLAEVPVLSIVPVAIAYDLVLEDRILAPQLTKGRQRPFTRELAEMVGTAVGYQSRAFVTFGTPVTLARGETRSRRDVMGLAQQVLGSIGRLHKVLPTALVAAAMRPSMPRTDLVSAVAALIDRLGADGANLETTDARLAVTQGLALLEERGVLQQEGTVVRVRDRFVLRYYGRQLKHLLEPKPTAPSS
- a CDS encoding NAD-dependent isocitrate dehydrogenase, with the protein product MAHRVTLIPGDGIGPEVSAAVVRIIAAAGVDIEWEEHHAGVTAVAQTGSTLPQSLLDSVIANKVALKGPVTTPVGEGFTSVNVGLRKALDLYANLRPVTNLPGVPSRFQGVDMVIVRENTEDLYAGLENEIVPGVVAGLKVITATASERIARFAFEYAGQNGRRKVTSIHKANIMKQADGLFLRSARAVAKEFPGVQYDEKIVDNACMQLVMRPEQFDILLLPNLYGDIVSDLAAGLVGGLGVVPGANLGKHAAVFEAVHGSAPDIAGQDKANPTALLLSGLMLLRHIGERSSADVIFGAVSRVLAAGTTLTGDLGGTASTTAFTDAVIREIQSTRNA